A genomic segment from Chelonoidis abingdonii isolate Lonesome George chromosome 24, CheloAbing_2.0, whole genome shotgun sequence encodes:
- the GSN gene encoding gelsolin isoform X1, with protein MALRLSYASSVSVAELGCLITAAVLLSAVPVSMVEHAEFLKAGKEPGLQIWRIEKFDLVPVPKNLYGDFFTGDAYLVLNTIKQRSGNLQYDLHFWLGDFCSQDESGAAAIFTVQMDDYLHGKAIQHREVQGHESSTFLGYFKSGLKYKAGGVASGFKHVVPNEVTVQRVLQIKGRRVVRATEVPVSWDSFNNGDCFILDLGSDIHQWCGSKSNRFERLKATQVAKGIRDNERSGRGNVYVVEEGSEREQMLQVLGPKPDLPEGVADDLKADASNRKLAKLYKVSNGAGNMAVSLVADENPFSQAALDSNDCFILDHGSDGKIFIWKGKKANSEEKKAALKTASEFISKMRYPKHTQIQVLPESGETPLFKQFFKNWRDRDQTEGLGTAYISSHIARVEKVPFDAATLHNSTAMAAQHGMEDDGSGKKQIWRIEGSAKVPVNPSLYGQFYGGDSYIILYDYKHGGKTGQIIYTWQGADSSQDEITTSAFLSVQLDEELGGSPVQKRVVQGKEPAHLMSMFGRKPLIVYKGGTSRDGGQTAPAATRLFQVRSSTSGATRAVELDAVASELNSNDAFVLKTPSAAYLWVGQAASDTEISGAQELLKILGARPVQIAEGSEPDSFWEALGGKAAYRTSPRLKDRKMDVNPPRLFACSNKSGRFIIEEVPGELTQDDLATDDVMILDTWDQVFVWIGNEAHEEEKTEAMTSAKRYIETDPANRDKRIPVTIIKQGFEPPTFSGWFLGWDDDYWTVDPLERAMAELAA; from the exons ATGGCTCTGAGGTTAAGCTACGCAAGCTCTGTATCTGTCGCAGAGCTTGGCTGTCTCATTACAGCAGCTGTTCTTCTTTCAGCTGTG CCTGTCAGCATGGTGGAACACGCTGAGTTTCTGAAGGCTGGAAAGGAGCCGGGCCTACAGATCTGGCGGATTGAGAAATTTGATTTGGTACCTGTCCCAAAAAACCTGTATGGAGACTTCTTCACTGGAGATGCTTATCTGGTTCTGAACACCATCAAACAGCGGAGTGGGAACCTGCAGTATGACCTGCATTTCTGGTTAG GGGATTTCTGTAGTCAGGATGAAAGCGGTGCAGCTGCCATATTCACTGTCCAGATGGATGATTATCTTCACGGGAAGGCTATCCAGCATCGGGAGGTTCAAGGGCACGAGTCTTCAACTTTTCTGGGATACTTCAAATCCGGCCTGAAGTACAAA GCTGGTGGAGTTGCTTCTGGCTTCAAGCATGTGGTTCCCAATGAGGTGACTGTCCAAAGAGTCCTTCAGATCAAAGGCAGGCGAGTGGTTCGAGCTACTGAGGTCCCTGTGAGCTGGGACAGTTTCAACAATGGAGATTGTTTCATCCTTGATCTGGGCAGT GACATCCACCAGTGGTGCGGCTCCAAGAGCAATCGGTTTGAGAGGCTGAAGGCCACCCAGGTGGCTAAGGGGATCCGGGATAATGAGCGGAGTGGCCGTGGCAATGTCTACGTGGTGGAGGAAGGGTCAGAGCGGGAGCAAATGCTGCAG gTTCTGGGACCTAAGCCCGATCTGCCAGAAGGAGTCGCTGATGACCTCAAAGCTGACGCATccaatagaaagctggctaagcTGTATAAG GTCTCCAATGGTGCAGGGAACATGGCTGTCTCTCTGGTAGCAGACGAGAATCCGTTCTCCCAGGCTGCACTGGACTCCAACGACTGTTTCATTCTGGACCATGGCTCTGATGGGAAAATCTTCATTTGGAAAG GCAAGAAGGCCAACTCTGAAGAGAAGAAGGCAGCCCTGAAAACTGCTTCCGAGTTCATCTCTAAGATGCGGTACCCCAAACACACCCAG ATCCAAGTCCTGCCCGAGAGCGGCGAGACCCCCTTGTTCAAGCAGTTCTTCAAGAACTGGCGGGACAGGGACCAGACGGAGGGGCTGGGCACGGCCTACATCTCCAGCCACATCGCCCGGGTCGAGAAGGTGCCCTTCGATGCTGCCACGCTGCACAACTCCACAGCCATGGCTGCCCAGCATGGCATGGAGGACGATGGCTCTGGCAAGAAACAG ATCTGGAGAATAGAAGGCTCTGCTAAAGTGCCCGTGAATCCTTCGCTGTATGGCCAGTTCTACGGAGGGGACAGCTATATTATCTTGTATGACTACAAGCATGGTGGAAAAACGGGACAGATTATCTACACTTG GCAGGGTGCAGATTCCTCCCAGGATGAGATTACAACCTCCGCATTCCTCAGTGTCCAGCTGGATGAAGAGCTGGGAGGCAGCCCCGTGCAG AAACGAGTGGTGCAGGGAAAAGAGCCAGCTCATCTGATGAGCATGTTTGGCAGGAAACCTTTGATTGTCTACAAGGGTGGAACCTCCAGGGATGGAGGCCAGACAGCCCCAGCTGCAACACGGCTGTTTCAGGTCCGGTCCAGCACCTCTGGAGCCACCAGAGCAGTGGAG CTGGATGCTGTTGCCAGTGAACTGAACTCCAACGATGCGTTTGTCCTGAAAACTCCCTCCGCTGCTTACCTTTGGGTTGGCCAAGCAGCCAGCGACACCGAGATATCTGGGGCACAAGAGCTGCTGAAGATTCTGGGAGCTCGCCCAGTACAAATTGCTGAGGGAAGCGAGCCAG ATAGCTTCTGGGAAGCTCTGGGTGGAAAAGCAGCGTATCGCACCTCCCCCCGGCTGAAGGACAGGAAGATGGACGTTAACCCCCCTCGCCTCTTTGCCTGCTCAAACAAGAGCGGACGCTTCATT ATTGAAGAGGTTCCTGGAGAGCTAACCCAAGATGACCTTGCTACAGATGATGTTATGATCCTTGACACATGGGACCAG GTCTTTGTCTGGATTGGAAATGAGGCTCATGAAGAGGAAAAGACTGAGGCCATGACATCCG CTAAAAGGTACATTGAGACTGATCCTGCCAACCGAGATAAGAGAATTCCTGTCACTATCATCAAGCAAGGATTTGAACCTCCCACCTTCTCTGGCTGGTTCCTGGGCTGGGATGATGATTACTGGACTGTTGATCCTCTGGAGAGAGCCATGGCAGAGCTGGCTGCCTAA
- the GSN gene encoding gelsolin isoform X2 yields the protein MGMTCFKEASLPVSMVEHAEFLKAGKEPGLQIWRIEKFDLVPVPKNLYGDFFTGDAYLVLNTIKQRSGNLQYDLHFWLGDFCSQDESGAAAIFTVQMDDYLHGKAIQHREVQGHESSTFLGYFKSGLKYKAGGVASGFKHVVPNEVTVQRVLQIKGRRVVRATEVPVSWDSFNNGDCFILDLGSDIHQWCGSKSNRFERLKATQVAKGIRDNERSGRGNVYVVEEGSEREQMLQVLGPKPDLPEGVADDLKADASNRKLAKLYKVSNGAGNMAVSLVADENPFSQAALDSNDCFILDHGSDGKIFIWKGKKANSEEKKAALKTASEFISKMRYPKHTQIQVLPESGETPLFKQFFKNWRDRDQTEGLGTAYISSHIARVEKVPFDAATLHNSTAMAAQHGMEDDGSGKKQIWRIEGSAKVPVNPSLYGQFYGGDSYIILYDYKHGGKTGQIIYTWQGADSSQDEITTSAFLSVQLDEELGGSPVQKRVVQGKEPAHLMSMFGRKPLIVYKGGTSRDGGQTAPAATRLFQVRSSTSGATRAVELDAVASELNSNDAFVLKTPSAAYLWVGQAASDTEISGAQELLKILGARPVQIAEGSEPDSFWEALGGKAAYRTSPRLKDRKMDVNPPRLFACSNKSGRFIIEEVPGELTQDDLATDDVMILDTWDQVFVWIGNEAHEEEKTEAMTSAKRYIETDPANRDKRIPVTIIKQGFEPPTFSGWFLGWDDDYWTVDPLERAMAELAA from the exons CCTGTCAGCATGGTGGAACACGCTGAGTTTCTGAAGGCTGGAAAGGAGCCGGGCCTACAGATCTGGCGGATTGAGAAATTTGATTTGGTACCTGTCCCAAAAAACCTGTATGGAGACTTCTTCACTGGAGATGCTTATCTGGTTCTGAACACCATCAAACAGCGGAGTGGGAACCTGCAGTATGACCTGCATTTCTGGTTAG GGGATTTCTGTAGTCAGGATGAAAGCGGTGCAGCTGCCATATTCACTGTCCAGATGGATGATTATCTTCACGGGAAGGCTATCCAGCATCGGGAGGTTCAAGGGCACGAGTCTTCAACTTTTCTGGGATACTTCAAATCCGGCCTGAAGTACAAA GCTGGTGGAGTTGCTTCTGGCTTCAAGCATGTGGTTCCCAATGAGGTGACTGTCCAAAGAGTCCTTCAGATCAAAGGCAGGCGAGTGGTTCGAGCTACTGAGGTCCCTGTGAGCTGGGACAGTTTCAACAATGGAGATTGTTTCATCCTTGATCTGGGCAGT GACATCCACCAGTGGTGCGGCTCCAAGAGCAATCGGTTTGAGAGGCTGAAGGCCACCCAGGTGGCTAAGGGGATCCGGGATAATGAGCGGAGTGGCCGTGGCAATGTCTACGTGGTGGAGGAAGGGTCAGAGCGGGAGCAAATGCTGCAG gTTCTGGGACCTAAGCCCGATCTGCCAGAAGGAGTCGCTGATGACCTCAAAGCTGACGCATccaatagaaagctggctaagcTGTATAAG GTCTCCAATGGTGCAGGGAACATGGCTGTCTCTCTGGTAGCAGACGAGAATCCGTTCTCCCAGGCTGCACTGGACTCCAACGACTGTTTCATTCTGGACCATGGCTCTGATGGGAAAATCTTCATTTGGAAAG GCAAGAAGGCCAACTCTGAAGAGAAGAAGGCAGCCCTGAAAACTGCTTCCGAGTTCATCTCTAAGATGCGGTACCCCAAACACACCCAG ATCCAAGTCCTGCCCGAGAGCGGCGAGACCCCCTTGTTCAAGCAGTTCTTCAAGAACTGGCGGGACAGGGACCAGACGGAGGGGCTGGGCACGGCCTACATCTCCAGCCACATCGCCCGGGTCGAGAAGGTGCCCTTCGATGCTGCCACGCTGCACAACTCCACAGCCATGGCTGCCCAGCATGGCATGGAGGACGATGGCTCTGGCAAGAAACAG ATCTGGAGAATAGAAGGCTCTGCTAAAGTGCCCGTGAATCCTTCGCTGTATGGCCAGTTCTACGGAGGGGACAGCTATATTATCTTGTATGACTACAAGCATGGTGGAAAAACGGGACAGATTATCTACACTTG GCAGGGTGCAGATTCCTCCCAGGATGAGATTACAACCTCCGCATTCCTCAGTGTCCAGCTGGATGAAGAGCTGGGAGGCAGCCCCGTGCAG AAACGAGTGGTGCAGGGAAAAGAGCCAGCTCATCTGATGAGCATGTTTGGCAGGAAACCTTTGATTGTCTACAAGGGTGGAACCTCCAGGGATGGAGGCCAGACAGCCCCAGCTGCAACACGGCTGTTTCAGGTCCGGTCCAGCACCTCTGGAGCCACCAGAGCAGTGGAG CTGGATGCTGTTGCCAGTGAACTGAACTCCAACGATGCGTTTGTCCTGAAAACTCCCTCCGCTGCTTACCTTTGGGTTGGCCAAGCAGCCAGCGACACCGAGATATCTGGGGCACAAGAGCTGCTGAAGATTCTGGGAGCTCGCCCAGTACAAATTGCTGAGGGAAGCGAGCCAG ATAGCTTCTGGGAAGCTCTGGGTGGAAAAGCAGCGTATCGCACCTCCCCCCGGCTGAAGGACAGGAAGATGGACGTTAACCCCCCTCGCCTCTTTGCCTGCTCAAACAAGAGCGGACGCTTCATT ATTGAAGAGGTTCCTGGAGAGCTAACCCAAGATGACCTTGCTACAGATGATGTTATGATCCTTGACACATGGGACCAG GTCTTTGTCTGGATTGGAAATGAGGCTCATGAAGAGGAAAAGACTGAGGCCATGACATCCG CTAAAAGGTACATTGAGACTGATCCTGCCAACCGAGATAAGAGAATTCCTGTCACTATCATCAAGCAAGGATTTGAACCTCCCACCTTCTCTGGCTGGTTCCTGGGCTGGGATGATGATTACTGGACTGTTGATCCTCTGGAGAGAGCCATGGCAGAGCTGGCTGCCTAA
- the GSN gene encoding gelsolin isoform X3, producing MVEHAEFLKAGKEPGLQIWRIEKFDLVPVPKNLYGDFFTGDAYLVLNTIKQRSGNLQYDLHFWLGDFCSQDESGAAAIFTVQMDDYLHGKAIQHREVQGHESSTFLGYFKSGLKYKAGGVASGFKHVVPNEVTVQRVLQIKGRRVVRATEVPVSWDSFNNGDCFILDLGSDIHQWCGSKSNRFERLKATQVAKGIRDNERSGRGNVYVVEEGSEREQMLQVLGPKPDLPEGVADDLKADASNRKLAKLYKVSNGAGNMAVSLVADENPFSQAALDSNDCFILDHGSDGKIFIWKGKKANSEEKKAALKTASEFISKMRYPKHTQIQVLPESGETPLFKQFFKNWRDRDQTEGLGTAYISSHIARVEKVPFDAATLHNSTAMAAQHGMEDDGSGKKQIWRIEGSAKVPVNPSLYGQFYGGDSYIILYDYKHGGKTGQIIYTWQGADSSQDEITTSAFLSVQLDEELGGSPVQKRVVQGKEPAHLMSMFGRKPLIVYKGGTSRDGGQTAPAATRLFQVRSSTSGATRAVELDAVASELNSNDAFVLKTPSAAYLWVGQAASDTEISGAQELLKILGARPVQIAEGSEPDSFWEALGGKAAYRTSPRLKDRKMDVNPPRLFACSNKSGRFIIEEVPGELTQDDLATDDVMILDTWDQVFVWIGNEAHEEEKTEAMTSAKRYIETDPANRDKRIPVTIIKQGFEPPTFSGWFLGWDDDYWTVDPLERAMAELAA from the exons ATGGTGGAACACGCTGAGTTTCTGAAGGCTGGAAAGGAGCCGGGCCTACAGATCTGGCGGATTGAGAAATTTGATTTGGTACCTGTCCCAAAAAACCTGTATGGAGACTTCTTCACTGGAGATGCTTATCTGGTTCTGAACACCATCAAACAGCGGAGTGGGAACCTGCAGTATGACCTGCATTTCTGGTTAG GGGATTTCTGTAGTCAGGATGAAAGCGGTGCAGCTGCCATATTCACTGTCCAGATGGATGATTATCTTCACGGGAAGGCTATCCAGCATCGGGAGGTTCAAGGGCACGAGTCTTCAACTTTTCTGGGATACTTCAAATCCGGCCTGAAGTACAAA GCTGGTGGAGTTGCTTCTGGCTTCAAGCATGTGGTTCCCAATGAGGTGACTGTCCAAAGAGTCCTTCAGATCAAAGGCAGGCGAGTGGTTCGAGCTACTGAGGTCCCTGTGAGCTGGGACAGTTTCAACAATGGAGATTGTTTCATCCTTGATCTGGGCAGT GACATCCACCAGTGGTGCGGCTCCAAGAGCAATCGGTTTGAGAGGCTGAAGGCCACCCAGGTGGCTAAGGGGATCCGGGATAATGAGCGGAGTGGCCGTGGCAATGTCTACGTGGTGGAGGAAGGGTCAGAGCGGGAGCAAATGCTGCAG gTTCTGGGACCTAAGCCCGATCTGCCAGAAGGAGTCGCTGATGACCTCAAAGCTGACGCATccaatagaaagctggctaagcTGTATAAG GTCTCCAATGGTGCAGGGAACATGGCTGTCTCTCTGGTAGCAGACGAGAATCCGTTCTCCCAGGCTGCACTGGACTCCAACGACTGTTTCATTCTGGACCATGGCTCTGATGGGAAAATCTTCATTTGGAAAG GCAAGAAGGCCAACTCTGAAGAGAAGAAGGCAGCCCTGAAAACTGCTTCCGAGTTCATCTCTAAGATGCGGTACCCCAAACACACCCAG ATCCAAGTCCTGCCCGAGAGCGGCGAGACCCCCTTGTTCAAGCAGTTCTTCAAGAACTGGCGGGACAGGGACCAGACGGAGGGGCTGGGCACGGCCTACATCTCCAGCCACATCGCCCGGGTCGAGAAGGTGCCCTTCGATGCTGCCACGCTGCACAACTCCACAGCCATGGCTGCCCAGCATGGCATGGAGGACGATGGCTCTGGCAAGAAACAG ATCTGGAGAATAGAAGGCTCTGCTAAAGTGCCCGTGAATCCTTCGCTGTATGGCCAGTTCTACGGAGGGGACAGCTATATTATCTTGTATGACTACAAGCATGGTGGAAAAACGGGACAGATTATCTACACTTG GCAGGGTGCAGATTCCTCCCAGGATGAGATTACAACCTCCGCATTCCTCAGTGTCCAGCTGGATGAAGAGCTGGGAGGCAGCCCCGTGCAG AAACGAGTGGTGCAGGGAAAAGAGCCAGCTCATCTGATGAGCATGTTTGGCAGGAAACCTTTGATTGTCTACAAGGGTGGAACCTCCAGGGATGGAGGCCAGACAGCCCCAGCTGCAACACGGCTGTTTCAGGTCCGGTCCAGCACCTCTGGAGCCACCAGAGCAGTGGAG CTGGATGCTGTTGCCAGTGAACTGAACTCCAACGATGCGTTTGTCCTGAAAACTCCCTCCGCTGCTTACCTTTGGGTTGGCCAAGCAGCCAGCGACACCGAGATATCTGGGGCACAAGAGCTGCTGAAGATTCTGGGAGCTCGCCCAGTACAAATTGCTGAGGGAAGCGAGCCAG ATAGCTTCTGGGAAGCTCTGGGTGGAAAAGCAGCGTATCGCACCTCCCCCCGGCTGAAGGACAGGAAGATGGACGTTAACCCCCCTCGCCTCTTTGCCTGCTCAAACAAGAGCGGACGCTTCATT ATTGAAGAGGTTCCTGGAGAGCTAACCCAAGATGACCTTGCTACAGATGATGTTATGATCCTTGACACATGGGACCAG GTCTTTGTCTGGATTGGAAATGAGGCTCATGAAGAGGAAAAGACTGAGGCCATGACATCCG CTAAAAGGTACATTGAGACTGATCCTGCCAACCGAGATAAGAGAATTCCTGTCACTATCATCAAGCAAGGATTTGAACCTCCCACCTTCTCTGGCTGGTTCCTGGGCTGGGATGATGATTACTGGACTGTTGATCCTCTGGAGAGAGCCATGGCAGAGCTGGCTGCCTAA